The genome window GTATTTCCGGAAGGTGAAGCCGGGGAAAATCCTGGTGCGGAAAGCAGTCCCACCATGCTCATGTTTGTGGGAGAGGAACTCAATTTGCTTTCGATTGCATCCCGCCGGGAAGAGAGCGCTTTTAAGGCGCCTGCCATAGCCCGTGTAATAACCGGCGCTGAAATAAGGGAGCGGGGCATCACCACCCTTGCCCAGGCCCTGGAATATACACCCGGATTTTACATGGCCCAAAAGGAATGGGGATGTCAGCCTTATCTCAGGGGCCTCCCTGATTCGATTCTGTTCCTGTATGATACGGTGCCCATGGGTATGGAAATAAGCAAAACAGTGCATCCGCTTGAACATGAGCTTTCTCTTTCGGCAATTAAACGGGTAGAGATCATCAGGGGCCCCGGTTCCGTTCTCTGGGGGCCGGATGCCTTTGCCGGAATTGTCAACCTTGTTCCCCTGACAGGCCGTGATTTTACCGGAATGGAGAGCGGTCTGATCTATAACACACCCCATGACCAGAAAGGCTTTTACGTAAATTTGGGATATGATCAGGGCCTCTGGGACGTATTTCTGTCCGTCAGCGGCCGCAGGGGACGCGAGGGAAATAATGAAAGGTATAATATTACCCGCTTCTGGGATAACGGAATAATTCCGGCTGATCCGGAGAATCGTTTTAAAAGTAAAGGTCTGAATAGTTCCAGGCTGTTTGAAATGGCCGGCAATTTTTCATTTGGTGATTTCGCGCGCCTTAGCGGCCGTGTGAGCGATTTTAAAAGGCCGGCCGTTTTCAAAAAACCGGATTCAGACATCAAGTGGAGGGAAAACCGCGGCTGCCCCCAGCATTTTGTAAAGCTTGAACTTAAACAAAGCCTGAACAGACTGTCGGCATTAAGGTTCACCGGATATTTAAGGAATGCTGAAATCGAAAACAGTATAATCGATTATTCCGTTACCCAGAAAGAGAGAGCCTTTTATTCCGAAATTCTCTATGACCGGTCTTTTTTTTCCCGCCGCGGGCTTTTTACCGGGGGCGTTTCGTACAGAGAAAGGAATATAAGGGATGCGCTTGTATGGGAAAGCTATATGCCCGATTTTCTTGGACCGGAAAACAAGTTTTTTTTACCCCTGGCGCTGGAAAAGAATTATGATTCGCGTCTTAAATCAATCTTCGGACAATCCTCTTTTAAAATCGGCGATCTGGACCTTATGCTCGGCGCGCGGTTAGACATCCATGATAAATATCCCGATCGGACAAGCTATAATGCGGCCGTAACCTGGGCATTTCACCGCGATAGCATGTTCAAACTTATATATGGAACAGCCTACCGGACCCCCTTTGCCAGGCAGTTGACAAACAATTCCGAATTTGGTTCGGAGCTAGATCTTGAAAAAATCAGAAACATCGATCTGCAACTGGCCTGGAAGCCTTCAAACCGCGCCGGCGTCACTCTCTCCTGTTTCATCAGCAGGATTGAAGATCATGTCAAAGAGGATTGCTACGCAGGGCTTTCCCTGCCCAACAGCCAGAAGATATCAGGGCTTGAAATTGAAGGGAATATAAAACCTCTGCCTACGGTTGAAATTTCGGCAAATGCCTCCTTTATACATGCCGGCGGCAAAGACGAGACTTATTATTACAACGATTATATTATTATAAACCATGATAATACAATAACCAGGCACTATACCGATATCAAATATCCTTTTGACAAGGGCCCGGGCACGTTTTTTAATATCAGCGGCATCTGGAAACCTGTTGAATCAGTCATTTTTTCAACCAGGATAGGCTATTTCTCGTCCCGACGCATGATTCAGCCGCGCACCAATAAAATTTCGACCATCCATGGAAGCACGATTGTTGATGCCGGCGTAACTTTTAAAAATTTTATCCTGAACGATCTGGATCTGGTTGTCTCCTGCCGGAATCTTTTTGACCGGGATTACAAAACCCCCGGCACATACGGTTCCATCAACGGCGCACCCTTTGAAACAGAATTTATTTTAAGGAAAAGATGGTAATGATTCCCGGGGCGTTGCTCCCGGATTATTAAAGAAGGGAAAAACTGCGAAGTACCGCGCTTAATTTAGCATCATTTTCCGCAAGTTTGCGCAGTGCATGCACCAAACGTGTTGGTACGGAACCTTGTTCATGACGTAATTCCAGATCCCGCAACAAATTATTTTCAAGTTCCATTATTTTTTTCTCCAATGGGCGGGAGGCTGTTTTTCGATCCCAGACAATAAAGCCTATCAAACCCATAATTCCTGCCAGAACAACCAAAATCAAATTCCATATACGGTCATATTGATTTTCCAGGGCTTCAAATCTTCGATTCATTTCAGAACGAAAAGCTTCCTGGCCGGATTTCATTTCTTTACGAAGATCTGTAATGCGTTGATTCAGAGCAGACTGGCCAGCCTCCAACCCTGCAAGTTTTTCTATGATTTCCCGGTCTGATATACGCGGCGCAACTTCAACTGCCTGGATAGAGACCGGAAGGGAAAGTATAAGAGAAAATAAAATAAATAAAGTTATTTGCTTCATAATTAAAAAATAGTTTCTTTTTTGTTGAAAATCAAGCTTAAAAAATAAATTTTCTCATGTGGGGTTCCCACGCAGGAGCATGGGACCAGGCAAAAACCAGCATCTAAACAGTGTAAACTAAATTTGAAGGATGCCTAAATTTCAAACTTTTTTTCGTTCCCGGGCTCTGCCTGGGAATGCGTATCGCAAGGCTCCGCCTTGCATCTGCAGCACCCTGCAAACGCTTACAGCTCAAAGGTTTACATGTAATTGACATTTGATACGGCAATACAGCCCGTGAACGGTTACAAATCAGGTAATTATCTAACGGTCTATAATTACCCGGCCCTGTAAAGGTGATATTTAACCAACGCTGGTCATATACAACCACGATTTTCTCTCCCGCCCGCAGGACCATCCTTTTTGCTTCTCTCTAATTATCTGATTTCAAAAGCTTTTTTAAAAACAGCTCTTAAACCTGTTCAATGGCACATTGTTTGCTTATTTTTAATAAAATTTAACGCAAAAAAATTTAAAGGAGCATTCCGGTGCGGCATTCAATTTCAATATACGGTATTTCAGTTTTGTTATTTTTATCAAGCTTGGGTTGTACTGCTGCTGCGGCATCAAATACTGCTGTTCCCGATTCCATTGAACTTTACCTGATACAACTTATAAATAATGCCCGCGTAAATCCGCGGGCCGCAGCAAGCTCCATCGGCCTTGACCCTGAAAGTATTCTTGAATCGGATCCCGGGATCAGGGATATCCTTGAAAACGGCCTGCCGCCTCTTGATTATAACGGCAACATCCAGCTTGCGGCCAGGGAATGCGGGCGCAAGCTGCTGGCAGACAATTTGGTTAACAAAGGAGAATGCAGGCTTGAAAGCAGTCTCCGGGCGCGTGGCTACATACCGGCCTGCTCAAAAGAGATTACCGGCTCAATAATGTTTTTAAATTTTATCAGTAAGGAAGAGGCTGCCAATCTTGTTTTCAGGGATATTTTAAAAAAAGAGCTGAACGCAACGGCGGTTGAAGATTTAAAAGTATTAAGCCCGAATGTCAGTGAAATCGGGCTTAGCTTCCGGTCCGGGAATGTCCGGGCTGCCGGAGGCCATTATATGGCTTATCTGCTCACGGCTGATTTGGCGGCTAATATCTGTTCGAAAACCGGGTTTCAGCTCCATGCCCTGATTAATCAGGCCCGCTCCTTTCCTTTGGAAACAGCGCAGGCCTTATCCATTAATCCGGAAGATATTCCTGAAGATTTGAAAGAGAGTTTTAAAAACGGTTTGCTGCCTTATAATTTGAATGAAATGCTGGTTGCGGCTGCTGCTGATAAGGTAGATGAGCTTGCCCGGGATATTTACGATTCCCAAAATCCTTCCGGGTCATCAGACCCTTTGGACCCCGTTGTGGTTAAAGCCGGGCCTGAAGAGCGCCTGGCCGGTTTTGGTTATGAGGCCGGTTTTGCGGATCAGTTCACGGCTTTTCTGATTTCCGGCGGAACTGTGGCGCCTGGGTCTTCTTATGTTGCCGATCTCTTTTTCAAGGCTCAACTAAGGAAGGAACTCAGTCCTGATAATGAAAATCCTGTTATTTTTTCCGATATTTTAAATGAAAGCGGGATCCGCTTTTCATCAAGCGATGCAGGTAATCCTTTTAGTATGCAATTTCTGCTTGCGGCCGATTTCGGTTATGCAAAAAAAACGGCAGGCAGTTTTGTCTGCGGTATGGTTTTTGAGGATTTCAACAGAAACAGGCTTTACGATATTAATGAAGGGCTTGGCGGAATTCAGGTCAGGATATACGGAAATCATAAAAATTTGCTTTTTTTCACAAATTCCGCCGGCGGTTTTGAAATACCGCTTGAGTCCGGGAAATATATTGTTACCGCATATCTTCCGGATGGGGCGGAAGAAATACTTGTTGATATAATTGATAATAATGCGGCTGTCAGGTTTTTGGTTGAACTTGAAAATGACCGGATTTAAAATCAGAAGATATAATTATGAGTAACCGTTCACGGTTTACAGTTTACGGTTTTTTAAAAAAGGCAAAATTAATAAATCAGTACGTTTAAAGGAGGTGATGCCGTCAGGAGTAGAAAAAATTTAACCTTTTTTTACAACGCATGTTTTAATAATTAATTTTAGGAGAAATTTATGAATTATGGTAAATATAGAGGATGGCGACCATTATCCATCCTTATTATGATTTTTGCATTTGTGGCTCTTGTAACAGGCAGCGCTATGGCAGCGGCCGTCCTTACAGGAAACACAAATGCAAATCCAAAGATAATAAAAGATCAGGATTATCAAATAGCTTTGCCTGATTTTGATATTGATGACGATGATGCTCTTATGCTCTATTATACTACAGGCTGGGTGTTGGACAGCACAAATTCCGGTACCATGAGGGACCCTGATGGCACAAGTGATACGGTTTACCAGCCGCCGGATACAGAGGATTCAGGGGCATATTTTCAGATTCTTGTAAATGAAAATACTACCGCCACATTCGGCGATGCAGCAGATGGGTTCATGCTGTTAAGAGGCGTTCCTGATGAAGACGGCGCCGGTTTGAATGCATTGGATGGGGCGATTCCCGATATCCTTGTAGGCACTCTGCTTGCAACGGGAAATACTGCTAGTGATGAACTATATGTCATGTCAAGTTCAAAATTGGCTGGCCCTGGTTCTGTAACAGTAACCTCTGCAGCTATACCCGTTGATGCAGATCTTGTTAACCCGTTCTTGCTGGTGTCTGGTGATGATGCATTAGCTGCTGGTGATCAAGATGATGGCGCAACCGCCTATGATTTAGGCGCTGATACAGCAGAAAATGATAATGGAGAAGTCGAAAGTAATATCAGCATTGGCCTTACGAGTGATATGGCTGATCCGACCCTGGTAGATGCTGAAATTACCCTTGCGGATATTGTGTACGGCGGCAAGACAACATTCATATGCGCACTGGATCCGGATCCGGAAAAAAACATTATCAACGGTATTGCTACAGCCGAATTTGAACTGAATGTTTCTCTGCCCGAAATTGCTCCGGATGCATGGAAATCTGATTTTGGAAGCAAACCAGATCTGGATGACCTGAACACAAGTCTTGTATTTACAAACGGTGATTTTATTAATCCTTTTACTTTTATCTTCAAGGTCAATACACATACCGATAATTGTGAAGTAGGTTCAAATGACTACGATTTTACCTTCCTCAATGACGGTACGGTACTGATTACCGATAGCGATGATCTGAGTCTCAAAGCCACCTACTCTATCTTCTTTGATGATGACGCACTTACAAATATCAGCGCTGCTACCAGCGATGAACGTTCGGTTACTGTTACTGACGGCATAGGACCTTATGTTGTGGAGTCTGAAGCGGATTCCGATATTCCGGCTCTCTGGACCGTTAATGAAGATGGAGATACAAATGTTAATGCTATTTACGTTGCATTCAGCGAACCTTTGAATGCATCTGTTGCTACCAGTCTTACAGCATCTGATTTTGTGATCTGGGTTGATGCTGATGATAATGATACTGTAAATGATGGCGAAATTTTTACAAGCGCTGTTACTTCAGTTCAGGTTGTTGCTATTAACGACGTGGACGGCGACGGTGAGCCGGATAACGACGCGTGGGATTTAAACGGTGATGGTGAAGCTGATACCGGCGCGGATTATGGTATCAAGATTATCCTTGATGATACATCCATTGGTACGGGTGCTGAACCTTACATCCGTGTGGCAATAGCTGCTCCTGTTTCTGATATCAAGGATGCCGGCGGCGCAAACTATGGTATGTATTGTGGTAAAATACTTGGTGGAGCAGGTGATTACTTCCAGTTATTTAACCATTTCACATTTGATGATGCCGACACACCTAACGACGGTGAATATGCTAATGAGGCTGCAAGTTCTCAATTATCAGTCGCCGAAAGAAGACTTAGCGTTGTTAAGTCTCCCCAGGCTCAAGACAAAGCCGCGCCTGGAATTAAAACAGCAGAATACGATGCCGAAACAGGTGTCATGACGGTTACCTTTAATGAAGACTGGGCTGATGATGGTTTCGACCTCTCA of Desulfosarcina sp. BuS5 contains these proteins:
- a CDS encoding TonB-dependent receptor plug domain-containing protein, which encodes MTNKLLIILKVFVILFLLMPAPVFPEGEAGENPGAESSPTMLMFVGEELNLLSIASRREESAFKAPAIARVITGAEIRERGITTLAQALEYTPGFYMAQKEWGCQPYLRGLPDSILFLYDTVPMGMEISKTVHPLEHELSLSAIKRVEIIRGPGSVLWGPDAFAGIVNLVPLTGRDFTGMESGLIYNTPHDQKGFYVNLGYDQGLWDVFLSVSGRRGREGNNERYNITRFWDNGIIPADPENRFKSKGLNSSRLFEMAGNFSFGDFARLSGRVSDFKRPAVFKKPDSDIKWRENRGCPQHFVKLELKQSLNRLSALRFTGYLRNAEIENSIIDYSVTQKERAFYSEILYDRSFFSRRGLFTGGVSYRERNIRDALVWESYMPDFLGPENKFFLPLALEKNYDSRLKSIFGQSSFKIGDLDLMLGARLDIHDKYPDRTSYNAAVTWAFHRDSMFKLIYGTAYRTPFARQLTNNSEFGSELDLEKIRNIDLQLAWKPSNRAGVTLSCFISRIEDHVKEDCYAGLSLPNSQKISGLEIEGNIKPLPTVEISANASFIHAGGKDETYYYNDYIIINHDNTITRHYTDIKYPFDKGPGTFFNISGIWKPVESVIFSTRIGYFSSRRMIQPRTNKISTIHGSTIVDAGVTFKNFILNDLDLVVSCRNLFDRDYKTPGTYGSINGAPFETEFILRKRW